One genomic window of Candidatus Woesearchaeota archaeon includes the following:
- a CDS encoding 50S ribosomal protein L2, which produces MGKRIIQQRRGRGTATYRANSFRFAGKLSYNAYSKDGQINGTIIDIVHSRGHSAPLLKVKYENDKEALIPAYEGAFVGQTMIIDQREKVTKDEIKVGNAYMIKNIPEGTSIYNIELKPGDSGKLVKAGGSFATVISHLKGLTKIVLPSKKEKLVHSNCRAFVGEIGGSGRHEKPFMKAGTKAMDKAKKNKLYPMVSGVAMSAYDHPHGGTRSLRKGRPTIAPKNAPPGRKVGMLRPRHTGRNK; this is translated from the coding sequence ATGGGAAAGAGAATTATACAACAAAGAAGAGGAAGAGGAACTGCAACTTATAGGGCTAACAGTTTCAGATTTGCAGGTAAATTATCTTATAATGCTTACAGCAAAGATGGACAAATCAATGGTACAATTATCGACATTGTCCACTCTAGAGGACACAGTGCACCACTTCTAAAAGTAAAATATGAAAATGATAAAGAAGCTTTAATTCCTGCATACGAAGGAGCTTTTGTTGGTCAAACAATGATTATTGATCAAAGAGAAAAAGTAACTAAAGATGAAATTAAAGTTGGTAATGCTTATATGATTAAAAATATTCCTGAAGGAACAAGTATTTATAATATTGAATTAAAACCTGGTGATTCAGGTAAACTTGTAAAAGCAGGTGGAAGTTTTGCAACTGTAATATCTCACCTTAAAGGCTTAACAAAAATTGTACTCCCTTCTAAAAAAGAGAAGTTAGTACACAGTAATTGTAGAGCTTTTGTAGGAGAAATAGGTGGTTCAGGAAGACATGAAAAACCATTCATGAAAGCTGGAACTAAAGCTATGGATAAAGCAAAGAAAAATAAGTTATACCCTATGGTATCCGGAGTTGCAATGAGTGCATATGATCACCCTCACGGTGGTACAAGGTCCTTGAGAAAAGGTAGACCAACAATTGCTCCAAAGAACGCACCACCAGGTAGAAAGGTTGGAATGCTGAGACCTAGACATACAGGAAGGAATAAATAA
- a CDS encoding ribosomal protein S19 family protein has translation MAEDKQFTYRGKTLDELKAMSTEQFSELLPSELRRKVKRGFGEQELKLIEKVKLGEKKIKTHCRDYFVTPDMVGLKLLIYNGKEFTEVTIVVEMIALRLGELAPTRKIATHTTMGAKKTVTRK, from the coding sequence ATGGCAGAAGATAAACAATTTACATATAGAGGAAAGACATTAGATGAGTTAAAAGCTATGTCTACAGAACAATTCTCTGAGCTTTTGCCTTCCGAATTAAGAAGAAAAGTAAAGAGGGGTTTTGGTGAACAAGAACTAAAACTTATCGAAAAGGTTAAATTAGGAGAGAAAAAAATCAAAACACATTGTAGAGATTATTTTGTTACACCTGATATGGTCGGTCTAAAGTTATTAATTTACAACGGAAAAGAATTTACAGAAGTAACTATTGTTGTAGAGATGATTGCTTTAAGATTAGGAGAACTAGCACCAACTAGGAAAATTGCAACACATACAACTATGGGTGCAAAGAAAACTGTTACGAGGAAGTAA
- the rplV gene encoding 50S ribosomal protein L22 → MAYKYSFQNFNKETMARAHSTNVSISLKNSVETTNAIRNKKLGVAISYLERVAKKESVVPYKRYNTDMPHRKGAGIAAGGYPVNVANELVRLLKAAQKNASEQEIAGEIYVLATSVRKGAQRYHMGRYSGRKMKSTHVEVIVGLREKKVASKAKEVKKE, encoded by the coding sequence ATGGCATATAAATATTCATTTCAAAACTTTAACAAGGAAACTATGGCAAGAGCACATTCAACAAATGTTTCAATTTCATTGAAAAATTCCGTTGAAACAACTAATGCTATAAGAAATAAAAAACTTGGAGTAGCAATTTCATATTTGGAAAGAGTTGCAAAAAAAGAATCAGTAGTTCCATATAAAAGATATAATACTGATATGCCTCATCGTAAAGGTGCAGGTATTGCTGCAGGTGGTTATCCTGTAAATGTTGCTAATGAGTTAGTTAGGTTATTAAAAGCTGCTCAAAAGAATGCTTCCGAGCAAGAAATTGCAGGAGAAATATATGTTCTTGCAACATCAGTTAGAAAAGGAGCTCAAAGATATCACATGGGTAGATACAGTGGTAGAAAAATGAAATCAACACATGTAGAAGTAATTGTTGGTTTAAGAGAAAAAAAAGTAGCATCAAAAGCTAAAGAGGTAAAGAAAGAATGA
- the rplD gene encoding 50S ribosomal protein L4 yields the protein MKVSVFDKIGKEVETFEFKLSEDIREDIFKKAIIAENSLFRQSYGATPLAGKKASINVSKRRQTFRSTYGKSISRTPRKTMWRRGMQLRFVGAFAANTVGGRRAHPPKGNKSFLKDINNKEWLKALKIGMTASMNNKLVAENGQKVPSTYPFILDNSLENVTKTSEFREILVKLGFDDELERTAIRKVRAGKGTMRNRTYKVKRGPLVVVSSTEVPLMKAARNFRGFEVITPDLLMVSDFGMSYKPGRAVIFTKLALEGFKEVLE from the coding sequence ATGAAAGTAAGCGTATTTGATAAAATAGGAAAAGAAGTTGAAACATTTGAGTTTAAATTATCTGAAGATATAAGAGAAGATATTTTTAAAAAGGCAATTATTGCTGAGAACTCATTGTTTAGACAATCTTACGGTGCAACACCTCTTGCAGGTAAAAAAGCATCAATTAATGTATCTAAGAGAAGACAAACATTTAGATCAACATATGGGAAAAGTATCTCAAGAACACCTAGAAAAACTATGTGGAGAAGAGGTATGCAATTAAGATTTGTAGGTGCATTTGCTGCTAACACAGTTGGTGGTAGAAGAGCGCATCCTCCAAAGGGTAATAAAAGTTTCTTAAAAGATATTAACAATAAAGAGTGGTTAAAAGCACTTAAAATTGGAATGACTGCATCAATGAACAATAAACTTGTTGCAGAAAATGGTCAAAAAGTACCTAGTACTTATCCGTTCATATTAGATAATAGTTTAGAAAATGTAACAAAAACTAGTGAATTTAGAGAAATCTTAGTTAAATTAGGTTTTGATGATGAATTAGAAAGAACAGCTATTAGAAAAGTTAGAGCAGGAAAAGGTACAATGAGAAATCGAACTTACAAAGTTAAAAGAGGGCCATTAGTAGTAGTTTCATCAACTGAAGTACCATTAATGAAAGCTGCAAGAAACTTTAGAGGTTTTGAAGTAATTACTCCTGATTTATTAATGGTGAGTGATTTTGGTATGAGTTACAAACCTGGTCGGGCAGTAATTTTTACTAAATTAGCATTAGAAGGATTCAAGGAGGTTTTAGAATAA
- the rplW gene encoding 50S ribosomal protein L23, which produces MANVEDTFKTELSKQFYDIVKKVIVSEKSTRLSEFENKLVFEVDRAATKPMIKLLIENEFGKTVKSVNTVNAISGKKQAVVTFKDEGVASDLSSELGLI; this is translated from the coding sequence ATGGCAAATGTTGAAGATACATTCAAGACAGAGCTTAGTAAACAGTTTTACGATATTGTGAAAAAAGTAATTGTTTCAGAGAAATCAACAAGACTCTCAGAATTTGAAAACAAATTAGTTTTTGAAGTAGACAGAGCTGCAACTAAACCTATGATTAAATTATTAATCGAGAATGAGTTTGGAAAAACAGTAAAATCAGTAAATACTGTTAATGCAATTAGCGGTAAAAAACAAGCAGTTGTAACTTTCAAAGATGAAGGTGTTGCATCTGATTTGTCATCTGAATTGGGGTTAATCTAA